One genomic region from uncultured Subdoligranulum sp. encodes:
- a CDS encoding NAD-dependent 4,6-dehydratase LegB, whose amino-acid sequence MAHTVMVTGADGFIGSHLTEELVKRGEKVRAFCLYNSFGSLGWIDTLPPEIRNEIDIFMGDVRDPNGVRTAMRGQERVFHLAALIAIPFSYHSPDSYVDTNIKGTLNVLNAARELGTQRVLVTSTSEVYGTAQYVPIDEKHPFQGQSPYSATKIGADRLAESFYRSFDLPVTIVRPFNTYGPRQSGRAIIPTIITQLLAGQTEIKLGSLTPTRDFNYVKDTANGFMTIADCDAAIGQELNIATGVEHSIGDLAHELIAQINPSATIVCEAERLRPEKSEVNRLLGDATKLRSLTGWAPKYTFEQGLAETIEFLRGHLDQYKVGQYIL is encoded by the coding sequence ATGGCACATACCGTAATGGTCACCGGTGCGGACGGCTTCATTGGCAGCCATCTGACCGAAGAACTGGTCAAGCGCGGCGAGAAGGTGCGCGCATTCTGCCTGTACAATTCCTTCGGCTCGCTGGGCTGGATCGACACCCTGCCCCCCGAGATCCGCAATGAGATCGACATTTTCATGGGCGACGTGCGCGACCCCAACGGCGTGCGCACCGCCATGCGGGGCCAGGAGCGGGTCTTCCACCTGGCGGCGCTCATCGCCATCCCGTTTTCCTACCACAGCCCCGACAGCTATGTGGACACCAACATCAAGGGCACGCTGAACGTCCTCAACGCCGCCCGGGAACTGGGCACCCAGCGGGTGCTGGTGACCTCTACCAGCGAGGTGTACGGCACGGCCCAGTACGTGCCCATCGACGAGAAGCACCCCTTCCAGGGCCAGAGCCCCTATTCGGCCACCAAGATCGGCGCCGACCGTCTGGCCGAGAGCTTCTACCGCAGCTTTGATCTGCCGGTCACCATCGTGCGGCCCTTCAACACCTACGGGCCGCGGCAGAGCGGCCGGGCCATCATTCCCACCATCATCACCCAGCTGCTGGCCGGTCAGACCGAGATCAAGCTGGGCAGCCTGACCCCCACCCGGGACTTCAACTACGTCAAGGATACCGCCAACGGCTTCATGACCATCGCCGACTGCGATGCCGCCATCGGCCAGGAGCTGAACATCGCCACCGGCGTGGAGCACTCCATCGGCGATCTGGCCCACGAGCTCATCGCCCAGATCAACCCCAGCGCCACCATCGTCTGTGAGGCCGAGCGCCTGCGCCCCGAAAAGAGTGAGGTCAACCGTCTGCTGGGCGATGCCACCAAGCTGCGCAGCCTCACCGGCTGGGCGCCGAAGTACACCTTCGAGCAGGGCCTGGCCGAGACCATCGAATTCCTGCGCGGCCACCTCGACCAGTACAAGGTCGGGCAGTATATCCTGTAA
- a CDS encoding peptidylprolyl isomerase produces MIRITMQNGKTIDIELNPETAPITCENFEKLVKQGFYNGLTFHRVIPGFMIQGGCPKGNGTGGPGWTIKGEFAHNGVANNLKHTRGVISMARAMDPNSAGSQFFIMHQDAPHLDGEYAAFGKVVSGMDVVDEIAGVATDWNDKPLTPVVMEKVEIV; encoded by the coding sequence ATGATCCGCATCACCATGCAGAACGGCAAGACCATCGACATTGAACTCAACCCGGAGACCGCTCCCATCACCTGCGAGAACTTTGAAAAGCTGGTCAAGCAGGGCTTCTACAACGGCCTGACCTTCCACCGGGTCATCCCCGGCTTCATGATCCAGGGCGGCTGCCCCAAGGGCAACGGCACCGGCGGCCCGGGCTGGACCATCAAGGGCGAGTTTGCCCACAACGGTGTGGCCAACAACCTCAAGCATACCCGCGGCGTCATCAGCATGGCCCGCGCCATGGATCCCAACTCGGCGGGCAGCCAGTTCTTCATCATGCACCAGGACGCCCCGCACCTGGACGGTGAGTACGCGGCCTTCGGCAAGGTAGTCAGCGGCATGGACGTGGTGGATGAGATCGCCGGCGTTGCCACCGACTGGAACGACAAACCCCTCACCCCGGTCGTCATGGAGAAAGTGGAGATCGTCTGA